The genomic segment CGTGGTTGCCGCGACGTTCGTCGCCGTGCTGCTCAACGGCGCGGTGATCACCGTGGGCCTGGTCGGTGGCTTCATCTTCGGTGTGTACATGCAGAACATCTCCGCGGGTGCCTACGTCTCCACGCTCACCCTGATCACCGGTCTGCCGGAGGTCGTCATCTCCATCGTCAAGGCGCTCACCTTCGGACTCATCGCCGGCCTGGTCGGCTGCTACCGGGGCCTGACCGTGTCCGGCGGCGCCAAGGGTCTGGGCACGGCGGTGAACGAAACGCTGGTGCTATCCGTGGTCGCTTTGTTCGCCGTCAACGTCGTCCTGACGACCATCGGCGTCAAATTCGGAACGGGGCACTGACATGAGTACTGCAGCGGTCCTGCGGTCCCGGTATCCCCGCGCGTATTCCAGCGCTACCAAGTGGGCGTCGGCCCCCGGCCGGTTCATCGACCGGGTCGGCGACGTCGCCTGGTTCACCGTCACCGCCATCGGTCAAATCCCGCATGCGTTGCGGTATTACCGCCGCGCCACCCTGCGTCTGATCGCCGAGATCGGGATGGGCACCGGTGCGATGGCCGTCATCGGCGGCACGATCGCAATCGTCGGTTTCGTGACACTGTCCGGTGGTTCGCTGATCGCGATCCAGGGCTATGCATCACTGGGCAACATCGGTGTCGAGGCGTTCACCGGCTTCGTCGCTGCGTTGGTGAACGTCCGCGTCGTCGCGCCCCTGGTGTCCGGGCACGCACTGGCCGCGACGGTTGGTGCCGGTGCCACCGCCGAGCTGGGCGCCATGCGCATCGCCGAGGAGATCGACGCACTCGAGGTGATGGGCATCAAGTCCGTCAGCTACCTGGTGTCGACGCGCATCCTCGCCGGCATGGTCGTGATCATCCCGCTATATGCGATGGCGCTACTGCTGTCGTTCCTGGCGGCGCAGCTGACCACGACGGTGTTCTACGGCCAGTCGACGGGTACCTACGACCACTACTTCCGGACGTTCCTGCGGCCCGACGACGTGTTCTGGTCGTTTGTCGTGGCGATCATCATCGCGATGTTCGTCATGATCAATCACTGCTACTTCGGCTACAACGCCAGCGGCGGTCCGGTCGGCGTGGGCGAGGCCGTCGGCGTCTCGATGCGCGCATCGCTGGTCGCCGTCGCGACCGTGGTCCTGTTGGCCTCGTTGGCGCTGTACGGCACCAACCCGAACTTCAACCTCACGGTGTAGCTGTATGACACCGCCACTCAACTCTTCTCGGCGCCCGCCCATCAAGTTGGCGGGTGTGGTGTTTCTGCTGCTGGCACTCGTGCTGGCCACGTTGGTGTACCTCCAGTTCCGGGGCGACCTCACGCGCAAGACCACGCTGACGATGGTCTCCGACCGCGCCGGTCTGGTGATGGACCCGGGCTCGAAGGTCACCTACAACGGGGTCGAGATCGGCCGCGTCACCAACGTTTCCGAAGTGAACCGCGGGGGCAAGTCGGCGGCGGAGCTGACGTTGGAGGTTGCGCCGCGCTACATCTCGCTGATCCCGGCCAACGTCGATGCCCAGATCAAGACCAGTACGGTCTTCGGCAACAAGTATGTGTCGTTCACCAGCCCGAAGGATCCGACCAAGAACCGGATCTCGAGCAACGACGTCATCAACGCCTCGGGGGTCACCACCGAGTTCAACACCTTGTTCGAGACCGTCACCTCGATCTCGGAGAAGGTGGACCCGGTCAAGCTGAACATGACGCTCAGCGCGGCGGCGGAAGCGTTGAGCGGTCTGGGCACCAAGTTCGGCCAGTCGATCGTCAACGGCAACGCCGTCCTCGATGACGTCAACCCGCAGATGCCCCAGATACGTACCAACATCCGCCAGTGGTCGAATCTGGCCGACGTCTACATCAAGGCCAGCCCGGACTTCTGGGATTCACTCGACCATGCGGTCATTACCGCGCGCACGCTCAACGAGCAACAGAAGGATCTGGACGCCGCGCTGTTGGCCTCCACCGGATTCGGCAACACCGGCGCCGACATCTTCGAGCGGAGCAAGCCGTTCTTCGTGCGCGGCCAGGCCGATTTGGTGCCGACCGCGCAGTTGCTCGACACCTACAGCCCCCAGCTGTACTGCCAGATCAAGGGTGAAGCAGAAGCCCTCCCAGATGCGCTCGGTGCGTTCGGTGGCAACGGCTATTCGCTGAACACGATCACCGAATTCCTCGGCGCCCCTAACCCGTACGTCTATCCGGACAACCTGCCCAGAGTCAACGGGCACGGCGGCCCCGGCGGTGCGCCGGGCTGCTGGCAGAAGGTCGATCGCAACTTCTGGCCGGCGCCGCACATGGTGGTCGACGACGGTGCCTCCATCGCCCCGTACAACCACTTCGAGCTCGGCCAGCCCCTCCTCACCGAGTACGTGTGGGGTCGCCAAGTCGGGGAGAACACGATCAACCCATGAGAATCACTGGCACAGCAGTCAAACTCGCAGCATTCTCGTTCGTGCTGCTGCTCTTCACGGCGATCATCGTGATCGTGTTCGGGCAGTTCCGCTTCGACCGAACCACCTCGTACACAGCTGAATTCAGCAATGCGAGCGGTTTGCGTGACGGCCAGTTCGTCCGCGCCGGCGGCGTCGAAGTGGGGAAGGTTTCCGACATCAAGCTGATCGGCAACGGCGACCGAGTTCAGGTGACGCTCAACGTCGACCGGTCGCTGCCGCTGTACCAGTCGACGACCGCTCAGATCCGGTACCAGGATCTGATCGGCAACCGCTACGTCAATCTCGATCGCGGGACCGGTGAGGGTGCCGACCGGATCCTGCCTGCCGGCGGGTTCATTCCGATGTCGCGCACCCAGCCCGCACTCGATCTCGACGCGCTCATCGGTGGTTTCAAGCCGTTGTTCAAGGCGCTGGATCCGCAGAAGGTCAACACCATCGCCTCATCGCTCATCACGGTTTTCCAAGGGCAGGGCGGCACCATCAACGACATCCTCGATCAGACCGCTCAGCTGACGTCCGCGCTGGCCGACCGGGATCAGGCCATCGGCGAGGTGATCACCAACCTCAACACCGTGCTGGACACCACGGTCAAGCACGAGAAGGACTTCGACCAGACGGTCAACAACTTCGAGGTGCTCATCACCGGGTTGCGCAACCGCGCGGACCCGCTGGCCCAGTCGGTTGCCGACATCAGTGATGCGACAGGAACTCTGGGAGATCTGCTGGCCGACGACCGCCCGCAGTTGCAGAACACCATCGCCAAGTTGGAGACCATCCAACAGCCGCTGGTCGACCAACAGGACAGGTTGGATGACCTGCTGACGAAATTGCCGGCCGCCGTGAAGATGATCGGCCGCGCCGGCGGTATCTACGGTGACTTCTTCAACTTCTATCTGTGCGACATCAACCTGAAGCTCAACGGCCTGCAGCCCGGTGGCCCGGTCCGCACCGTGAAGATCACTCAGCAGCCCACGGGTAGGTGCACGCCGCAATGAGGACGCTAGAGGGTTCCAACCGCATCCGGAACGGCCTGGCCGGCATCCTGATCGTCGTTCTGGTGATCGGTGTGGGACAAAGCTTTTCGGGCATTCCCCAGCTGTTCGCACAGCCGGCCTACTACGGCCAGTTCACCGACAGCGCCGGTCTGAACCCCGGTGACAAGGTCCGCATCGCCGGTATGGATGTCGGCCAGGTGAAGTCCCTGAAGATCGACGGCGACAAGGTGTTGATCGGATTCGACCTGGGCGCCAGGCAGATCGGCACCGAGAGCCGGCTGGCCATCCGCACCGAGACGATCCTGGGCAAGCGTGTGCTGGAGATCGAGCCGCGTGGCAGCAAACTGCTGCAGGCCAGCGGTGTGCTGCCGGTCGGGCAGACCACGACGCCGTACCAGATCTATGACGCGGTGTTCGACGTGACGAAGGCCGCGTCCGGCTGGGACATCGACACCGTCAAGCGGTCGCTGAACGTGTTGTCCGAGACCGTCGATCAGACCTACCCGCACCTCAGTGCGGCGCTGGACGGGGTGGCCCGGTTCTCCGACACCATCGGCAAGCGCGACGAGCAGTTCAAGCAGCTGCTGGCCAACGCCAACAAGATCGCCGCAGTGCTGGGCAACCGCAGCGAGCAGATCAACCGGCTGGCGGTCAACGCGCAGACGCTGTTGGCCGCGGTCAACGAGCGCCGGTCCGAGGTCGACGCGCTGCTGTCCAACGTCTCGTTGATCTCCGAGCAGTTCACCGGGTTCGTCAACGACAATCCGAACCTGAATCACGTTCTGGAGCAGCTGAAGACGATCAGCGATGTGCTGGTCAAGCACAAGACCGATCTGTCTGATGTGCTGATCACCGCCTCGAAGTTCATGGGCGCCCTGGCCGAGGCCATCGGTTCGGGCCCGTACTTCAAGGTGCTCGTGGTCAACCTGCTGCCCTACCAGATCCTGCAGCCGTGGGTGGACGCCGCGTTCAAGAAGCGCGGTATCGACCCCGAGGAGTTCTGGCGCAACGCCGGCCTGCCGGCCTTCCGGTTCCCGGATCCCAACGGCCAGCGCCAGCCCAACGGTGCTCCGCCGCCTGCGCCGATCCCGCTGGAAGGCACGCCGGACCATCCCGGTCCCGCGGTCGGCCCGGGCTCGCCGTGCTCGTACACCCCGCCGCCGGACGGCATCCCGACCAACAACAACCCGCTGCCGTGCGCCGGGCTGACCCAGGGGCCGTTCGGGGGGCCGGGCTACCCGAGCGCCGACGTGCCGATCTCGGCGCCCAACCCTGACGCGGGTTACCGCCCGGGTGTCCCGAGTGCCGCCTACCCGGGTGAGCTCTCGCCGGCCATCCAAGGTGTGCCCGCACCGCCGCTGGCTCCCGGCCCGCCGGGAGCACGCACGGTGCCGGTCGCCCCGACACCGGGACCGGCCACCGACATTCCCGGATACGCCCCGCCGCCGAACGCACTGATCGGACCGATCCCGCCACCGGGACCGGGACCGCAAGTGCCGCCGGTCGGTGACCTGGCACCCGTCGATCAGGGAGGGGGAGCGTAAGCGATGTCAACGGTCTTCAACATTCGTAATCTGGGCCTGCCGAAGATGTCTCGGACGTCAGTCGTCGTCGGCACCCTCGTGGTGGTCATCGCACTCGTGGTGGCCGTGGTCGGCTACAAGCTGTACGAGAAGCTGACCACCAACACGGTCGTGGCGTACTTCCCCGAAGCGCTGGCGCTATACCCCGGCGACCGCGTGCAGATCATGGGCGTGAAAGTCGGCGGTATCGACAAGATCGAGCCGGCCGGCGACAAGATGAAGGTCACCTTCCACTACGACAACAAGTACAAGGTGCCCGCCAACGCCACCGCGACGATCCTTAACCCGAGCCTGGTCGCCTCCCGCGTGATCCAGTTGGCGCCGGCCTACACCGGTGGTCCGGTGATGGCCGACAACGCCGTCATCCCGATCGATCGCACCCAGGTGCCGGTGGAGTGGGACGATCTGCGCAACCAGATCTCCGACATCGTCACCAAGCTCGGCCCGACACCCGAACAGCCCAAGGGCCCCTTCGGCGATGTGCTGGAATCCTTCGCCAACGGCCTGGAGGGCAAGGGCCAGCAGATCAACACCACGTTCAAGGCGCTGTCCGACGCGGTGAGCGCCCTCAACGAGGGCCGCGGTGATTTCTTCGCCGTGCTCAAGAGCCTGGCGTTGTTCGTCAACGCGCTGCACAAGAGCGATCAGCAACTGGTGGCGCTCAACAACGACCTGGCCACGTTCACGAACTCGTTCAGCAACTCGGATCAGGAAGTGGCCAAGGCAGTCAAGGACATTGACACCCTGCTGACCACCGCGCGCAAATTCGTCAACGACAACGGCTCCGTACTGAGTAAGGACATCAACAACCTCTCCGACGTCACCACCGCGATCCTGCAGCCGGAGTCGCGCAACGGCCTGGAGACGGTCCTGCACGTCTACCCGACCCTGGCCGCCAACCTGCAGAACATCTACCACCCGACACATGGTGCGCTGGTGGCCATTCCGACGATCGCGAGCTTCGCCAACCCGATGCAGTTCATCTGCAGCGCGATCCAGTCCGGCAGCCGGCTGGGGTACCAGGATTCGGCGGAGATGTGCGCGCAGTACCTCGCGCCGATCATGGATGCGATCAAGTTCAACTTCCCGCCGTTCGGCGTCAACCAGTTCTCGACCGCAGAAACGCTGCCGAAGTACATCGCCTACTCCGAGGAACGGCTGCGGCCGCCGCCCGGATACAAGGACACGACGGTGCCGGGCATCTGGTCGCGCGACACGTTGTTCTCGCACGGCAACCACGAGCAGGGCTGGATCGTCGCACCGGGTATGCAGGGCGTGGACGTCCAGGCATTCACCGCCAACATGCTGACGCCGGATTCGTTGGCCGCGTTGATGGGTGGACCCGATCCCGTGAACTACCCGCCGGGTGGTCCGCGCGGTGGCGCTCCGTCGAACTCCTACGACCAGCTCAATCCGCTGCCGCCGCCGTGGTATCCGGGCGCGATCCCGCCGCCACCGCCGGGCCCGAACGTGATCCCCGGACCGTTGCCGGTCTCGCAGCAGATCTATGGCGGAGGCACCGCCCCGGGTCCGGCCGCCCCGGCCCCGGCCGCACCTGCACCCGCGGGTCCGCCGCTGCCCGCTGAGATGGGAAGTGGACAGTGAGCGCGATCCTGAGCACGACCCGTCGGTTCGGCTGGCGTGGTTTCGTATTGGTCCTGACGGCGATGATCCTGACGTCGTGTGGGTGGCGCGGTATCGCCAACGTCCCGATTCCGGGTGGCCCCGGAACCGGCGAGAAAGCCATGACGGTGTACGTCCAGATGCCGGATACGTTGGCCCTCAACGTCAACAGCCGGGTCCGGGTCGCCGACGTCTTCGTCGGTACGGTGCGTGCCATCGAGCTCAAGAACTGGATCCCGACGCTGACGCTTGGCCTGCAGCCCGGAGTCAAGTTGCCCGCCAACGCAATTGCGCGCATCGGCCAGACCAGCCTCCTGGGCACCCAGCATGTCGAGTTGGACCCGCCGCCGAATCCGTCGTCCGAGCCGCTGCGCGACGGCGCGACGATTCCGCTGAAGAACTCGCAGTCGTTCCCGACCACCGAACGCACCCTGGCCAGCATCGCCACCGTGCTGCGCGGCGGCGGCATCTCGAACCTGGAGGTCATCCAGACCGAGGTCGCCAACATCCTGGACGGTAACGGCGAACAGATCCGCGACTTCCTGACCAAGCTGGACACGTTTACGGATCAGCTCAATCAGCAGCGCGACGACCTGACCCGGGCGATCGACAAGACCAACGAACTGCTGACGATCGTGGCCGCGCGGAACAACACCCTGGATCGGGTGCTGACCGAATTCCCGCCGCTGATCAAGTATTTCGCGGACGCCAGGGACCGGTTCACCGGAGCGGTCGAGGCGCTCGGCCGGTTCAGCAAGGTCACCGCCGACACCTTCTCGGAAGCGCGGGAGAACTTCGACACGAACCTCGCGCTGCTGCAGCGACCGCTGAAGCAGCTCGGCCGGGCGGCGCCCTACCTGATCGACTCGCTGAAGCTGGTCATCACGGCCCCGTACCCGATCGACAACATCCCGAAGGTTATTCGTGGTGACTACATCAACACCTCAGCCACCTTCGACCTGACGCTGAGCTCGATCGACAACGCGTTCCTCACCGGTACCGGTGTCTCCGGAATGCTGCGCGCGCTCGAGCAGGCCTGGGGTCGCGATCCGCAGACGATGATCCCGGATGTTCGGTTCACGCCTCACCCGAACATGACCGACGGTGGCGGACCGTTCGTCGAGCGCGGCGAGTGAGGGATGACGACTAAATGTTGACCCGTTTCATCAAGACACAGCTCGTCATGTTCGGCGTGCTGACCGTGATCGCCCTGCTGGTGCTGGGCTGGTACTTCCTGCGGCTGCCGACGCTGGCCGGCATCGGGCAGTACGAGTTGAAGGCGGACCTGCCGTCCTCGGGCGGGCTGTACGCGACGGCCAACGTGACCTACCGGGGCATCACGATCGGCCGCGTCACCGAGGTGGAGCCCACCGAGAACGGTGTCCGGGCGACGATGAGCATCAGCGACAAGTACAAGATCCCCGCTGATGCCACCGCCAACGTGCACTCGGTATCCGCGGTCGGCGAGCAGTATCTCGACCTGGTGTCCGACGGCAATCCCGGGCAGTACTTCTCCCCCGGGCAGACGATCACCAAATCGACTGTCCCGGAGGAGATCGGCCCGGCGCTGGACGCGGCCAACAAGGGTCTCGCGGCGCTGCCCGCCGACAAGATTCCGGTGTTGCTGAATGAAACCGCCCAAGCCGTAGGCGGTTTGGGCCCGGCGTTGCAGCGTTTGGTCGACGGCACCCAGGCCATCGTGACTGATTTCAAGACGAACATCCAGAACGTCAACGACATCATCCAGAACTCGGCGCCGATCGTCGACAGCCAGGTCAACTCCGGCGATGCCATCCAGCGGTGGGCGGCCAATCTGGACACGATCACCACCCAAACCGCTCAGCAGGATCAGGCGCTGCGCAATGGGCTGAGCCAGGCCGCGCCAACCGCCGATGCGGTCAACGCGGTGTTCAGCGACGTGCGCGAGTCATTGCCGCAGACGCTGGCGAACCTGGAGATCATCCTGGACATGCTCAAGCGCTATCACAAGGGTGTCGAGCAGTCGCTGGTGCTGCTTCCGCAGGGTGCGTCGGTGGCCCAGTCGGTGTCGGCGCCATACCCGGGGCAGGCCGCGCTGGACTTCGGGTTGACGATCAACCAGCCCCCGCCGTGTCTGACCGGCTTCCTGCCGGCCAGCCAGTGGCGTGCTCCGGCGGACCTTCGACCGATGCCAGTGGAGAACAACCTCTACTGCAAGATCCCGAAGGACACCCCGGCCAACGTCGTCCGCGGCGCACGTAACTTCCCCTGTGTCGACGTGCCAGGCAAGCGGGCCGCGACACCGATGGAATGCCGCAGCAACGAGCCCTACACCCCGCTGGGCAACAACCCCTGGTACGGCGACCCGAACCAGGTGCTGAACTGCCCGGCGCCCGGCGCCCGATGCGATCAGCCGGTGAACCCCGGTACCGTGATACCGGCACCGTCGATCAACAACGGGATGAACCCGCTGCCGGCCGATCTGCTGCCAGGTCCGACGCCACCGACGAGTGACCCGCTCAGTCCACCCGGGACGGGCACCGTGCAGTGCAACGGCCAACAACCGAACCCCTGCACGTACACTCCGGCAGCAAGTAATACGGCCGTCTATAGCCCCCAGAGCGGGGAAGTGACCGGTCCTGACGGCGTGAAATACGACGTCAAGAACTCGAGCAGTACAGGAGACGACGGATGGAAGGAGATGCTGGCTCCGGCCGGCTGACCCCCAACCCGCCAGCCGACGACGAAGCCGCACTCGATGAGGCGGAACAGTCGACGAATGTGGAATTGGTCGAGGAGACCGAAACAGCCGACGACGCCGCGCCGCGCGGGTCGCGACTGAGCGGTCGCCGCCTGGGCTTTGTTGTCGCCGGACTCGTGATCGCGAGCCTGCTCGTCGCCACCGGCGGGTACTTCGCCCTGCGGTCGCACCAGAAGAGCGTCACCGCTGCGCGGAACGAGACCATCGCGCTGGCCGCGGCCAAGGACTGCGTCACCGCCACTCAGGCACCGGACGCCAACGCGATGGCCGCCAGCCAGCAGAAGATCGTCGAGTGCTCGACCGGTGATTTCGCCGCACAGGCCAGCCTCTACAGCGGACTGCTGGTCGACGCCTATCAGGCCGCCAAGGTTCAGGTCCAGGTCTCCAACATGCGCGCGGCCGTCGAGAAGCACAACGACGACGGCTCGATAAGCGTCCTGGTGGCGGTGCGGGTGAAGGTGTCCAACTCCGCGACCCAGGATCAGGAACAGGGCTACCGGTTGCGCGTCAAGATGATGCCCGAGGGAGGCACGTACAAGATCGCCAACCTCGACCAGGTGAGCAAGTGACGGTGACAATCCCCGAAGCGGACACCGGCACCGAGGCCGACGTCGACGCCACCGAGGTTGCCCACGCCGCTGCGGTGGGGGTGCCGGCCAGTTGGCCGGCGCGGGCCGGCGCGTTCACCGTCGACGTGTTCTTCGGTATCGGTGTGGTGGCCACCTGCCTGCTGGTGGCGTGGACCGCCCCGCTGCGCGGATGGCTGTGGTGGGTCGCGGTGTCGCTGGCCGGCGCGGTGTTTTTGGCGGTCGCCGTCAACCGATGGCTGCTGCCCGCGATCACCGGGTGGACGCTGGGTCGCTCGCTGGCCGGGATCGCCGTCGTCACACGTGACGGCGGATCGGTCGGCCCGTGGCGACTTCTGGTCCGCGACCTGGCACATCTGCTCGACACCGTCGCGGTGTTGCTCGGCTGGCTGTGGCCGCTGTGGGATTCGCGTGGGCGAACGTTCGCCGACCTGCTGACCCGCACCGAAGTCCACCGCGTCGAGGGCGAGCTGCCCAACCGGCGCAGGCTGGCCGGGGTGGTGCTGGTGATGCTCGCGGTGCTGGCCGTCGGCGCTACGGCACTGGCCTACTTCGGGGTGTACCGGCCTGAGTGGGCGGTCGAGCAGGCTCGCCAGCAGCTGGCGGTCGAGGGACCCAAGATCGTCACGCAGATGCTGAGCTATGACGTCGCCTCGATCGACAGCGACTTCGCCCGCGCCCGCGGCCTTGCCACCGACAGCTATCGGCAAAAGCTTGTGGCAGAACAGGATTCGGTGCGCAAGAGCGGCCCCGTCGACAACGACTACTGGGTGACCAACA from the Mycolicibacterium crocinum genome contains:
- a CDS encoding virulence factor Mce family protein, whose protein sequence is MSTVFNIRNLGLPKMSRTSVVVGTLVVVIALVVAVVGYKLYEKLTTNTVVAYFPEALALYPGDRVQIMGVKVGGIDKIEPAGDKMKVTFHYDNKYKVPANATATILNPSLVASRVIQLAPAYTGGPVMADNAVIPIDRTQVPVEWDDLRNQISDIVTKLGPTPEQPKGPFGDVLESFANGLEGKGQQINTTFKALSDAVSALNEGRGDFFAVLKSLALFVNALHKSDQQLVALNNDLATFTNSFSNSDQEVAKAVKDIDTLLTTARKFVNDNGSVLSKDINNLSDVTTAILQPESRNGLETVLHVYPTLAANLQNIYHPTHGALVAIPTIASFANPMQFICSAIQSGSRLGYQDSAEMCAQYLAPIMDAIKFNFPPFGVNQFSTAETLPKYIAYSEERLRPPPGYKDTTVPGIWSRDTLFSHGNHEQGWIVAPGMQGVDVQAFTANMLTPDSLAALMGGPDPVNYPPGGPRGGAPSNSYDQLNPLPPPWYPGAIPPPPPGPNVIPGPLPVSQQIYGGGTAPGPAAPAPAAPAPAGPPLPAEMGSGQ
- a CDS encoding MCE family protein, coding for MTPPLNSSRRPPIKLAGVVFLLLALVLATLVYLQFRGDLTRKTTLTMVSDRAGLVMDPGSKVTYNGVEIGRVTNVSEVNRGGKSAAELTLEVAPRYISLIPANVDAQIKTSTVFGNKYVSFTSPKDPTKNRISSNDVINASGVTTEFNTLFETVTSISEKVDPVKLNMTLSAAAEALSGLGTKFGQSIVNGNAVLDDVNPQMPQIRTNIRQWSNLADVYIKASPDFWDSLDHAVITARTLNEQQKDLDAALLASTGFGNTGADIFERSKPFFVRGQADLVPTAQLLDTYSPQLYCQIKGEAEALPDALGAFGGNGYSLNTITEFLGAPNPYVYPDNLPRVNGHGGPGGAPGCWQKVDRNFWPAPHMVVDDGASIAPYNHFELGQPLLTEYVWGRQVGENTINP
- a CDS encoding virulence factor Mce family protein codes for the protein MSTTRRFGWRGFVLVLTAMILTSCGWRGIANVPIPGGPGTGEKAMTVYVQMPDTLALNVNSRVRVADVFVGTVRAIELKNWIPTLTLGLQPGVKLPANAIARIGQTSLLGTQHVELDPPPNPSSEPLRDGATIPLKNSQSFPTTERTLASIATVLRGGGISNLEVIQTEVANILDGNGEQIRDFLTKLDTFTDQLNQQRDDLTRAIDKTNELLTIVAARNNTLDRVLTEFPPLIKYFADARDRFTGAVEALGRFSKVTADTFSEARENFDTNLALLQRPLKQLGRAAPYLIDSLKLVITAPYPIDNIPKVIRGDYINTSATFDLTLSSIDNAFLTGTGVSGMLRALEQAWGRDPQTMIPDVRFTPHPNMTDGGGPFVERGE
- a CDS encoding RDD family protein, producing the protein MTVTIPEADTGTEADVDATEVAHAAAVGVPASWPARAGAFTVDVFFGIGVVATCLLVAWTAPLRGWLWWVAVSLAGAVFLAVAVNRWLLPAITGWTLGRSLAGIAVVTRDGGSVGPWRLLVRDLAHLLDTVAVLLGWLWPLWDSRGRTFADLLTRTEVHRVEGELPNRRRLAGVVLVMLAVLAVGATALAYFGVYRPEWAVEQARQQLAVEGPKIVTQMLSYDVASIDSDFARARGLATDSYRQKLVAEQDSVRKSGPVDNDYWVTNSAVLTNTRDRAEMLLLMQGQRGEAPKQRLITATLQVNFERSASGQWQVANLSVLAKPNPAGEAK
- a CDS encoding Mce protein, coding for MEGDAGSGRLTPNPPADDEAALDEAEQSTNVELVEETETADDAAPRGSRLSGRRLGFVVAGLVIASLLVATGGYFALRSHQKSVTAARNETIALAAAKDCVTATQAPDANAMAASQQKIVECSTGDFAAQASLYSGLLVDAYQAAKVQVQVSNMRAAVEKHNDDGSISVLVAVRVKVSNSATQDQEQGYRLRVKMMPEGGTYKIANLDQVSK
- a CDS encoding MCE family protein, with amino-acid sequence MRTLEGSNRIRNGLAGILIVVLVIGVGQSFSGIPQLFAQPAYYGQFTDSAGLNPGDKVRIAGMDVGQVKSLKIDGDKVLIGFDLGARQIGTESRLAIRTETILGKRVLEIEPRGSKLLQASGVLPVGQTTTPYQIYDAVFDVTKAASGWDIDTVKRSLNVLSETVDQTYPHLSAALDGVARFSDTIGKRDEQFKQLLANANKIAAVLGNRSEQINRLAVNAQTLLAAVNERRSEVDALLSNVSLISEQFTGFVNDNPNLNHVLEQLKTISDVLVKHKTDLSDVLITASKFMGALAEAIGSGPYFKVLVVNLLPYQILQPWVDAAFKKRGIDPEEFWRNAGLPAFRFPDPNGQRQPNGAPPPAPIPLEGTPDHPGPAVGPGSPCSYTPPPDGIPTNNNPLPCAGLTQGPFGGPGYPSADVPISAPNPDAGYRPGVPSAAYPGELSPAIQGVPAPPLAPGPPGARTVPVAPTPGPATDIPGYAPPPNALIGPIPPPGPGPQVPPVGDLAPVDQGGGA
- a CDS encoding virulence factor Mce family protein; this translates as MRITGTAVKLAAFSFVLLLFTAIIVIVFGQFRFDRTTSYTAEFSNASGLRDGQFVRAGGVEVGKVSDIKLIGNGDRVQVTLNVDRSLPLYQSTTAQIRYQDLIGNRYVNLDRGTGEGADRILPAGGFIPMSRTQPALDLDALIGGFKPLFKALDPQKVNTIASSLITVFQGQGGTINDILDQTAQLTSALADRDQAIGEVITNLNTVLDTTVKHEKDFDQTVNNFEVLITGLRNRADPLAQSVADISDATGTLGDLLADDRPQLQNTIAKLETIQQPLVDQQDRLDDLLTKLPAAVKMIGRAGGIYGDFFNFYLCDINLKLNGLQPGGPVRTVKITQQPTGRCTPQ
- a CDS encoding MlaE family ABC transporter permease, with translation MSTAAVLRSRYPRAYSSATKWASAPGRFIDRVGDVAWFTVTAIGQIPHALRYYRRATLRLIAEIGMGTGAMAVIGGTIAIVGFVTLSGGSLIAIQGYASLGNIGVEAFTGFVAALVNVRVVAPLVSGHALAATVGAGATAELGAMRIAEEIDALEVMGIKSVSYLVSTRILAGMVVIIPLYAMALLLSFLAAQLTTTVFYGQSTGTYDHYFRTFLRPDDVFWSFVVAIIIAMFVMINHCYFGYNASGGPVGVGEAVGVSMRASLVAVATVVLLASLALYGTNPNFNLTV
- a CDS encoding virulence factor Mce family protein, yielding MLTRFIKTQLVMFGVLTVIALLVLGWYFLRLPTLAGIGQYELKADLPSSGGLYATANVTYRGITIGRVTEVEPTENGVRATMSISDKYKIPADATANVHSVSAVGEQYLDLVSDGNPGQYFSPGQTITKSTVPEEIGPALDAANKGLAALPADKIPVLLNETAQAVGGLGPALQRLVDGTQAIVTDFKTNIQNVNDIIQNSAPIVDSQVNSGDAIQRWAANLDTITTQTAQQDQALRNGLSQAAPTADAVNAVFSDVRESLPQTLANLEIILDMLKRYHKGVEQSLVLLPQGASVAQSVSAPYPGQAALDFGLTINQPPPCLTGFLPASQWRAPADLRPMPVENNLYCKIPKDTPANVVRGARNFPCVDVPGKRAATPMECRSNEPYTPLGNNPWYGDPNQVLNCPAPGARCDQPVNPGTVIPAPSINNGMNPLPADLLPGPTPPTSDPLSPPGTGTVQCNGQQPNPCTYTPAASNTAVYSPQSGEVTGPDGVKYDVKNSSSTGDDGWKEMLAPAG